The Ruminococcaceae bacterium R-25 DNA segment TCGGTATTCCAGCTTCAGACTCTATCGCGGCTTTCTCAAAGTTGAAACCATTCGATCAAGTTTTCCACATTGTTTAAAGGTTAATCTATGTAAAGGGCGTGTCGTAAATGAAATGAACCCTCGAAGTTGGACAAATTTCGAGACTTCACTTCACAAAAGACACGCCCTTAACTAATTGCTTAATACCTGATATCAGAAAGCCTGATGATACAGACTCAGGATATCTTCCGTGGTTGTTTTTCTGGGATTGACTGCTATATTGCCGCTCTTCATAGCATCTTCAGCCATTGCTTCGAATCTGCTGCTGTCGACTCCGACTTCTTTCAGTGAACCCGGTATGCCGAGTGATGTGTTCAGGAAGCGTAATTCATTAGCAAGATACTCGGATCTGAATTCTGTTTTTGCAACAGGATCTGTTGCAACACGGCAGTATATCTCGTAGTATTTTCCGGTGTCAGTTTGCGCGTTGAACTCAACGACTACCGGGAGCAATACTGCATTTGCAAGTCCGTGTGCCACATCGAAATATGCACTGACCGGATGGCTCATTGCGTGAACGTCACCGAGTCTCGCGTGAGAGAAAGCGATGCCGGCAAAGAGTGAGCCTAGCAGCATTCCTTCAGCAGCGTTACGGTCCTTCCGGTCTGCAACGTAGTCTCTGATATTAGAACCGATTAACTCTAATGCCTGAAGCGCCATCATATCTGAGAAAGGAGACGAAGCCAGTGACAGATATGCTTCCAATGCGTGTACCAGAGCATCCACTCCGCAATAAGCAGATGTCTTTAGCGGAACTGTGGTAATGAGTTCAGGATCAAGTATCACATAAGAAGGCAAAAGATAAGTGCTTCCTACCGTGAGCTTATAATTCCTTGAATGGTCGGTTATTACAGAGAAGGATGTAACCTCCGAACCTGTTCCTGCGGTGGTGGGGATTGCGATCACCGGAACTACCGGA contains these protein-coding regions:
- a CDS encoding alcohol dehydrogenase, which translates into the protein MKHFSFSIPQNVYFGWGCLNDLTSIADKTGATKAFIVSGPHLMKAGYVDMCAEKLAQAGIPSEAFTETEGNPSTDTVEKAASMFKGSGADLIVAFGGGSPLDVAKAVAVLGSYGGKITDYEGVGKVPGPVVPVIAIPTTAGTGSEVTSFSVITDHSRNYKLTVGSTYLLPSYVILDPELITTVPLKTSAYCGVDALVHALEAYLSLASSPFSDMMALQALELIGSNIRDYVADRKDRNAAEGMLLGSLFAGIAFSHARLGDVHAMSHPVSAYFDVAHGLANAVLLPVVVEFNAQTDTGKYYEIYCRVATDPVAKTEFRSEYLANELRFLNTSLGIPGSLKEVGVDSSRFEAMAEDAMKSGNIAVNPRKTTTEDILSLYHQAF